One window of Prochlorococcus marinus XMU1405 genomic DNA carries:
- a CDS encoding chlorophyll a/b-binding protein encodes MNSKEEQTNSEVTNLENESFIEEQKDPNQINEQIEVNKLDEKTIEIKDEYKFGWSSYSEITNGRFAMIGFLAIVLIELFSKQSFLKWAGIL; translated from the coding sequence ATGAATTCTAAAGAAGAACAAACTAACTCAGAAGTCACTAATTTAGAGAATGAGAGTTTTATAGAAGAGCAAAAAGATCCGAATCAGATCAATGAACAAATTGAAGTCAATAAATTAGATGAAAAAACTATAGAAATTAAAGATGAATATAAATTTGGATGGAGTAGTTATTCTGAAATAACTAATGGAAGATTTGCAATGATTGGCTTCCTTGCAATAGTATTGATTGAATTATTTAGTAAACAATCGTTTTTAAAATGGGCAGGAATCTTATAA
- a CDS encoding alpha/beta hydrolase family protein has protein sequence MSNDDKLKVRQTESKKNAYKELTIIRDTIFWIDVVGEGQNENAIFARPFNDKGAFPQKLTSKKHNIKNNFHGYGGKSYKCINFKNNFYLIWIDQITRAVWFQIFKEAASNYRSQNIYLDSVQEPRQLSKSIDGNFDSSFVISEKNFLYGICEINNRDYLFSLNLKKTKQDIHRIKKFKNFAGELSSNTSARLLSWIEWDSPYMPWDKNDLFFAQIDLDGEVQKIKKFSNKLINAKKNVSFFQPYWISETLLVCSEDSSGWWNLLFLDINEIENIFIKKRIERNLLEYGAPQWVSGITFFSGTIKNLFCLAKKENNLIVEQYKDLKFVKEFSTPFTSISDFSVFRKKVLLKGYGSDFLGIVFEIDFEKKILSNFSEQIFVDHIKDCSKPESFWFKGFDDQSTHSFLYRPLVENFRKPPLLVRAHSGPTSFFDGSYNSEVQYWTTKGFFVAEVNYGGSSGFGKAYRERLNYKWGIVDSYDCKALALELIKSNQVDSEKVVIFGNSAGGLTALNCLLYRSIFTAAICKYPVIDLNDMHYNTHRFEKDYLNSLVGNYEKNYDDYINRSPIKHINKIKKPILLFHGKKDKVISYKQTLKIKEILIHNNKYSEVILFDNEGHGFRNIENKEVVMQKSQEFLKNALNI, from the coding sequence ATGAGTAATGATGATAAGTTAAAAGTTAGGCAAACTGAATCTAAAAAAAATGCTTACAAGGAATTAACTATTATTAGGGATACCATTTTTTGGATTGATGTTGTTGGTGAAGGTCAAAATGAGAATGCTATTTTTGCAAGACCATTTAATGATAAAGGGGCTTTTCCTCAGAAATTAACAAGTAAAAAGCATAACATTAAAAATAATTTTCATGGATATGGTGGTAAATCATATAAATGTATAAATTTTAAAAATAATTTTTATTTAATATGGATAGATCAGATTACTAGGGCAGTATGGTTTCAAATTTTTAAAGAGGCAGCTTCAAATTATAGAAGTCAAAATATATATCTCGATTCAGTTCAAGAACCTAGACAACTATCTAAATCAATTGATGGAAATTTCGATTCTTCATTTGTCATTTCTGAAAAAAATTTTTTGTATGGAATTTGCGAGATAAATAATAGAGATTATTTATTTTCTTTAAATTTAAAAAAAACTAAACAAGATATTCATCGAATTAAAAAATTTAAAAATTTTGCTGGAGAATTATCTTCTAATACTTCTGCTAGATTACTTTCTTGGATAGAGTGGGATTCTCCATATATGCCCTGGGACAAAAATGATCTATTTTTTGCTCAAATAGATCTAGATGGAGAGGTACAAAAAATAAAAAAATTCTCAAATAAGCTTATAAATGCGAAAAAAAACGTTTCTTTTTTTCAACCCTATTGGATAAGTGAAACACTTTTAGTATGTTCTGAAGATAGTTCTGGATGGTGGAATTTGTTGTTTTTAGATATTAATGAAATTGAGAATATTTTTATTAAGAAAAGAATAGAGAGAAATTTGCTTGAATATGGAGCACCACAATGGGTCTCTGGAATAACATTTTTTTCAGGGACTATAAAAAATTTATTTTGCCTAGCAAAAAAAGAAAATAATTTAATAGTGGAACAATATAAAGATCTTAAATTTGTTAAGGAATTTTCTACTCCTTTTACTTCAATAAGTGATTTCAGTGTTTTTCGAAAAAAAGTTCTTTTAAAAGGTTATGGATCTGATTTTTTGGGAATTGTATTTGAAATTGATTTTGAAAAAAAAATTTTATCAAATTTTTCTGAGCAGATATTTGTTGATCACATAAAAGACTGTTCAAAACCCGAATCATTTTGGTTTAAAGGTTTTGATGATCAATCTACTCATTCTTTTCTTTATAGGCCGCTTGTTGAAAATTTTAGAAAGCCACCGCTCCTTGTTAGAGCTCATAGCGGACCAACTTCATTTTTTGATGGATCATATAATTCCGAAGTTCAATATTGGACGACGAAGGGATTTTTTGTTGCTGAAGTTAATTATGGAGGATCATCAGGATTTGGCAAAGCATATAGAGAGAGGTTGAATTATAAATGGGGCATTGTTGATTCTTATGATTGCAAAGCACTAGCTCTTGAATTGATTAAATCAAATCAAGTTGACAGTGAAAAAGTAGTAATTTTTGGGAATAGTGCTGGTGGGTTAACTGCCTTGAATTGTTTATTATATAGGTCTATTTTTACAGCAGCAATTTGTAAATATCCTGTTATTGATTTGAATGATATGCATTACAACACTCATAGGTTTGAAAAAGATTATTTAAATTCTTTGGTTGGAAATTATGAAAAAAACTATGATGATTATATAAATAGATCACCGATAAAACATATAAACAAAATAAAAAAACCTATCTTATTGTTTCATGGAAAAAAAGATAAAGTTATTTCTTATAAACAAACTTTAAAAATTAAAGAAATTTTGATTCATAATAATAAATATTCAGAAGTTATTCTTTTTGATAATGAAGGGCATGGTTTTAGAAATATTGAAAATAAAGAAGTGGTAATGCAAAAATCTCAGGAATTTTTAAAAAATGCTTTGAATATTTAA
- the def gene encoding peptide deformylase gives MANHFSQLAKKSRTSGSSEKIAKEQTGKPSLDIYKLGDDVLRKNSKRITKVDESIRKLAREMLQSMYAAKGIGLAAPQIGINKELLVIDVNFEDSAAEPLILINPEITDFGTTLNSYEEGCLSIPGVYLNVVRPSTIKLKFRDEMGRPRKMKADGLLARCIQHEMDHLNGILFVDRVTSKDDLNKELIKEGFNEEDVISIN, from the coding sequence GTGGCAAACCATTTTTCACAACTTGCAAAAAAGTCAAGAACAAGTGGAAGCTCAGAAAAAATTGCAAAAGAACAAACAGGTAAGCCATCTCTAGACATTTATAAACTTGGTGATGATGTATTGAGAAAAAATTCCAAAAGAATCACTAAAGTTGACGAATCGATTAGAAAACTTGCTAGAGAAATGCTTCAAAGCATGTATGCAGCTAAAGGAATTGGACTTGCCGCACCACAAATTGGCATCAACAAGGAGCTTCTTGTGATAGATGTAAATTTTGAAGATTCAGCAGCAGAACCTTTAATATTAATCAATCCAGAAATTACAGACTTTGGAACAACTCTTAATTCATACGAAGAAGGCTGTTTGAGTATACCTGGAGTCTATTTGAATGTAGTGAGACCATCAACTATTAAATTAAAATTTAGGGATGAAATGGGTAGACCACGTAAAATGAAAGCCGATGGACTTCTAGCGAGGTGTATTCAACATGAAATGGATCATTTAAACGGAATACTATTTGTTGATAGAGTTACATCAAAAGATGATTTAAACAAAGAACTTATAAAGGAAGGGTTTAACGAAGAAGATGTAATTTCTATTAATTAA
- a CDS encoding histidine triad nucleotide-binding protein, with the protein MTETTIFQKIINEEIPCDKLYEDEFCIAFNDIQAQAPVHFLVIPKKPIISLLDCIKEDANLLGHLLFVGSKIAKSKNLTNWRTVINTGAESGQTVFHLHIHFLSGRKMNWPPG; encoded by the coding sequence ATGACTGAAACTACAATATTTCAAAAAATAATTAATGAAGAAATACCCTGCGATAAGCTTTATGAAGATGAGTTTTGTATTGCTTTTAACGATATCCAAGCGCAAGCACCAGTTCATTTTTTAGTGATTCCAAAAAAGCCAATCATCAGCCTATTAGATTGTATTAAAGAGGATGCAAATTTGTTAGGGCATTTACTTTTTGTTGGTAGCAAAATAGCTAAATCAAAAAATTTAACTAATTGGAGAACAGTAATTAATACTGGAGCAGAATCGGGACAAACAGTTTTTCATTTACATATTCATTTTTTATCTGGAAGAAAAATGAATTGGCCCCCAGGTTAA
- a CDS encoding ABC transporter ATP-binding protein/permease: MNKAVNNKSKILYQLQKLRKLSQPFFLPIDQCNGLQFIWLLISLLFCVGGVVLVGLTGIISFFENLQPIFLEKYFGGVVSTVNSIWAGSWGLLFSALFLIGSGSFFSLRRQLKNRRWLHWLFLAIIVLMLLAVNGINAGIGFIARDLTNALVEKQEDGFYRILGIYACCFAVALPIRVSQIFFTYKLGIIWREWLSKSLVKDYMTNKAYYQLNPNDEEQTDVDNPDQRITDDTRAFTGQSLSFTLGIFDALLTFSLNILILWSISTTLTFSLFGYAAFATSILLIAGKNLVKIDFDQLRYEADFRYGLVHIRDNAESIAFYSGENPERSETERRLGEVVRNFNLLIIWRVIIDVMRRSINYAGNFFPYLIMAIPYFRGDIDYGRFIQASFAFGMVEGSLFFIVNQIEELAKFTAGIGRLEGFQSKVESISQTNPTSNQNVISDYPSILINNADLCPPGSNKTIIKNLNLSIDNNQSLLVVGPSGCGKTSLLRMISGLWEPDQGVIKKPKIGELLFIPQKPYMLLGSLREQLCYPTEVKKFSDEHLTSVLHEVNLKNLVDRYPNLDIKQDWPRILSLGEQQRLAFARLLLNSPRFAVLDEATSALDINTEKKLYSLLKERELSLISVGHRPSLKDFHENILELNGQGDWKLLTSDKYNFKD, encoded by the coding sequence ATGAATAAAGCAGTTAATAATAAATCAAAAATTTTATACCAATTACAAAAATTAAGGAAGCTATCTCAGCCATTTTTTCTTCCAATAGATCAATGCAATGGACTTCAATTCATATGGCTTTTGATTTCTCTTTTATTTTGTGTTGGTGGAGTAGTACTTGTTGGTCTTACAGGCATAATAAGTTTTTTTGAAAACCTTCAACCAATATTTCTTGAAAAGTATTTTGGAGGTGTGGTAAGTACTGTCAATTCGATTTGGGCTGGTAGCTGGGGATTGCTTTTCTCTGCCTTATTTCTAATTGGATCAGGCAGCTTTTTTAGCTTGAGACGTCAATTAAAAAACCGAAGATGGTTACATTGGTTATTCCTTGCGATAATTGTATTAATGCTTTTAGCTGTAAACGGAATAAACGCAGGTATTGGGTTCATAGCAAGAGATTTAACAAATGCTTTAGTAGAAAAACAAGAAGATGGTTTTTATCGGATATTAGGGATTTACGCTTGTTGTTTCGCTGTGGCTCTACCTATACGTGTTTCCCAAATATTTTTTACATATAAATTAGGAATAATTTGGAGAGAATGGCTTTCAAAAAGTTTAGTCAAAGATTATATGACTAATAAAGCCTATTACCAATTAAATCCCAATGATGAAGAACAAACCGATGTAGATAATCCTGATCAAAGAATCACAGATGATACTCGAGCTTTTACCGGACAAAGTCTTTCTTTCACATTAGGTATTTTTGATGCACTACTAACATTTTCACTTAATATTCTTATTTTATGGAGTATTAGTACAACACTTACTTTTTCTTTATTCGGTTACGCTGCATTTGCAACTTCTATCCTTTTAATTGCAGGAAAAAATCTTGTAAAGATTGACTTTGATCAACTCAGATATGAAGCAGATTTTCGATATGGCTTAGTTCATATTCGAGATAATGCTGAATCAATAGCCTTTTACTCTGGGGAGAATCCTGAGCGAAGTGAAACTGAAAGGCGATTAGGAGAAGTTGTGAGAAACTTTAATTTACTGATTATATGGAGAGTAATAATAGACGTCATGAGAAGATCCATTAATTATGCAGGAAATTTCTTTCCATATCTAATAATGGCAATCCCTTACTTTAGAGGTGATATTGATTATGGACGCTTTATTCAGGCAAGCTTTGCATTTGGAATGGTTGAAGGTTCGTTGTTTTTTATTGTTAATCAAATCGAAGAACTCGCAAAATTTACTGCTGGCATTGGCAGATTAGAAGGATTCCAATCAAAAGTTGAATCCATTAGTCAAACCAACCCAACAAGCAATCAAAACGTTATTTCAGATTACCCCTCAATTCTTATTAATAATGCTGACCTTTGCCCACCAGGATCCAATAAAACAATCATTAAAAATTTAAATTTAAGCATCGACAATAATCAATCACTTTTGGTTGTAGGACCATCTGGGTGCGGAAAAACATCTTTATTAAGAATGATTAGTGGTTTATGGGAACCCGATCAAGGAGTAATTAAAAAACCAAAAATTGGGGAATTATTATTCATACCTCAAAAACCATATATGTTACTTGGTTCTTTAAGAGAACAATTATGTTATCCCACAGAAGTTAAGAAATTTAGTGATGAACATCTTACTTCTGTACTACATGAAGTAAATTTAAAAAACTTAGTTGATCGGTATCCTAATCTTGATATAAAACAAGATTGGCCACGAATTCTTTCCCTAGGCGAACAACAAAGATTAGCTTTTGCAAGACTGTTACTAAATTCTCCAAGATTTGCAGTACTTGATGAAGCAACAAGTGCTTTAGATATTAACACTGAAAAAAAACTATATAGTTTACTAAAGGAACGAGAACTTTCTCTAATAAGTGTTGGACATAGACCTAGCTTAAAAGATTTTCACGAAAATATTTTAGAATTAAATGGACAAGGAGACTGGAAATTATTGACTTCTGATAAGTATAATTTTAAGGATTAA
- a CDS encoding SufS family cysteine desulfurase, translated as METIQNFPEITKKDFPLLNKNLKGNDQIIYLDHAATTQKPIQVLKKIDEYYKNFNANVHRGAHQLSAKATEEFENARYLISKYIKANSAKEIIFTRNATEAINLVARSWGEYLLKENDEILLSIMEHHSNIVPWQMVAAKNKCKLKFIGIDKDGKLDIDDFKSKLTSRTKLVSLVHVSNTLGCCNPIKEITKLAKQKGSLVLIDACQSLAHQKLDVIDLNIDFLAGSGHKLCGPTGIGFLWSRKEILEKIPPLFGGGEMIQDVFEETSTWAELPHKFEAGTPAIAEAIGLAEAINYISNIGLNEIHEYEKNITKYLFEKLNQIENIEIIGPSPEIDPHRASLATFYIQNIHSNDIAEILDSKGICIRSGHHCCQPLHRYIGIKSTARISMNFTTNKEEIDMFIEKLKDTINFLKINS; from the coding sequence ATGGAAACGATTCAAAATTTCCCTGAAATCACGAAGAAAGACTTTCCTCTTTTAAATAAGAACTTAAAAGGTAATGATCAAATTATTTATTTAGACCATGCTGCGACCACACAAAAACCAATACAAGTCTTAAAAAAAATTGATGAATATTACAAAAACTTTAATGCCAATGTACATAGAGGGGCACATCAATTAAGTGCTAAAGCAACAGAAGAATTTGAAAATGCACGATATTTAATTAGCAAATATATAAAAGCGAATTCAGCAAAAGAAATTATTTTCACAAGAAATGCTACTGAGGCAATCAATCTAGTCGCAAGATCATGGGGCGAATATTTATTAAAAGAAAATGATGAAATTCTCTTATCAATAATGGAGCATCATAGCAATATTGTTCCATGGCAAATGGTTGCAGCAAAAAATAAATGCAAATTAAAATTTATAGGTATAGATAAAGATGGGAAATTAGACATAGACGACTTTAAATCAAAACTAACATCTAGAACTAAACTTGTTAGCCTAGTACATGTTAGTAACACTCTAGGTTGCTGTAATCCAATCAAAGAAATAACTAAATTAGCTAAACAAAAAGGTTCTTTAGTGTTAATAGATGCATGCCAAAGTTTGGCTCATCAAAAACTGGATGTGATTGATCTTAATATAGATTTTTTAGCTGGATCAGGACATAAACTATGCGGTCCTACAGGTATTGGCTTCCTCTGGTCAAGAAAAGAAATCCTAGAAAAAATTCCTCCTCTCTTTGGAGGTGGCGAAATGATTCAAGATGTTTTTGAAGAAACAAGTACTTGGGCAGAGCTACCACACAAATTTGAAGCTGGAACTCCAGCCATTGCAGAAGCAATAGGTCTTGCAGAAGCAATTAATTATATTAGTAATATTGGATTAAATGAAATTCATGAATACGAAAAGAATATTACTAAATATTTATTTGAAAAATTAAACCAAATAGAAAATATTGAAATCATAGGTCCATCGCCGGAGATAGATCCACACAGAGCCTCGCTTGCCACCTTTTATATACAAAATATACATTCAAATGATATTGCTGAAATTCTTGATTCAAAAGGAATTTGCATCAGAAGTGGTCACCATTGCTGTCAACCTCTTCACAGATACATTGGAATTAAATCAACAGCTAGAATCAGCATGAATTTCACAACCAATAAGGAAGAAATTGATATGTTTATAGAAAAATTAAAAGATACTATTAATTTTCTAAAAATCAATTCTTAA